In Flavobacterium hankyongi, the genomic window TTATGTGGTTAAACATCGTAATACCTCTAGCGAACTTAAAAAAGCGATAGAAACAGTTTGGGGCGGCAAGGAAAAATACATTTCACCTTCTGTAGAACACGCGTTGCAAGATAAAACAACTTCAGAAATTGATGATTATGATATTCAACTGCTTACTCAATTATCATTAGGCATTCCTCAAGAAAATATGGAAGCCAAGTTCAAAGAATTAAATATTACTCCCAATAGTAAAAGTACTATCGAAAAAAGAATCTCTAAACTTAAAGATTATTTTCATGCCAATAATACTATTCACCTAGTAGCGATAGCTAAAGATATGGGGTTAGTGTAGTCTTTATTGTTATAACTTATTTCAAACCTGCAATTTTTTGCAGGTTTTTTTATGTGTTACGGTTTCCCGTAAGGAATTGGTTTTTAATGGTAGTAGGTTTGATTAACAAAGTTTTAAATTATAAAGATTATGAGAAAAATGTTTGCAATCCCATTAGTAATGTTAATGGTTATAGCTGTTTCAGCTCAAGAAAAGAAAACCAAGACTTATAAGCAATCACGTAGTGCAGAAACTGGAAGATATGTAACTAAAAAGGAAGCTAAATCAAATCCAAGTACTACATATACTACAACGAGAAAGGAAAAAGATTAAAGAAATGATAAACGATTTAAAAAAGCTCTTAAATAAAGAACAAGATCCAAAAGCAGTATAAAAGCTTTTAGGAAAGGTGATTAGTCTACTTACAATAATCAAAGTGTAGTTTGGGAATTAATTCAATATGCTTAATTAAAACCACTGGATGTTTGTTCATATAAATAACTAATGATTTTTATATAAAATTATGAAAAACCTTTTTCCTTTTCTATCAGTCTTTTTAGGAGGTTTTATATATGTTTCTTTTAGAGTAGAATCATTAAAAATGTTTTCATGGTTCAATGCAATTGGTTTATCTAAAGTAATTCTAGCAATAAGAAACTTTACAATAAATAATGACATGTTAATCCCTAATTGGATAAAATTTTCATTACCAGATGGTTTATGGTTGTTTTCATTCATTAGTTTGATGCTTGTTGCATGGAAGAATGAAGTCAATTCAAGTAATCTATTTTGGTTTATTGGGCTTCCATTAATTGCTTTATTATCAGAAATAGCACAAAGTATCTCGATTGTATCAGGAACTTTTGATTGGATTGATATAGTAATGTACTTAGTCGGATTTTTTATGCCATTTATAATCAACAAAAAAATAATAACAATTAATTTATAATAATTATGAAGAAAAGAATACAACATTTAATATCTGCATTTGTTTTAACAGGTTTTCTATTTATGGCTTTTGGGAGTGATAATGATAAAACAGAAAGTGGAAAAGCTTCAAGTTCATCGGAATCTAGTACAAACTCAGAAAAAAAGCCAGATGTTGAAATACTTAAGCATGATGCGACTTTTGAAGAAAGTATGGATTCATATACAATCCACTGTAGAGTTAGAAACAATACAGATAAGTTAATTAATTATGTAGATATTAAGGCTACGTTTTATGATAAAGATGGAAACATTGTTGGAACAGGTTTAGGTAATGCGGCAAACTTTGCTGCTGGAGCGGAAAAAACCATAGACGTCATGGGAGTGGATATTCAAAATTGTGAAAAATATGAAGTTCAAATCAATAATCAATTTTAAATCATGGAACTTCAAACACAACTCAAGCAATTAGCGGATAAAATTCACCAGCTTAAAGACAAAATTGAAACGGAAGAATCGACTAAGCATGCTTTTGTACTTCCGTTTATAAATCTATTAGGTTACGATACTTTCAATCCAACCGAAGTAGTGCCAGAATATACCGCCGATTTAGGTATCAAAAAAGGAGAGAAAGTAGATTACGCAATTGTTCAAAACGGCGAACCTATTATGATTATTGAATGCAAGAACTGGAAAGAGAATCTTACGGTTCATGGATCACAGCTGTTCAGGTATTTTCATGTTAGTAAAACTCGTTTTGCATTGTTGACCAACGGTATACAGTATCAGTTTTTTACCGATTTAGACGAGAAAAACAAAATGGACGAAAAGCCATTTTTTGAATTCGACATGGCATCATTGAAAGACAGTGCTGTCAATGAGATAGCCAAGTTTCACAAATCCAATTTTGATATCAATAAGATTTTGGATAATGCCAGTTCGCTCAAATACATCAAGGAAATCCGAAAGCAAATTGATATAGAAATAGAAAAGCCTTCCACGGAATTTGTCCGCTTATTTACCTCAAAAGTGTATAACGGCAGATTGACCGAAAAAGTCATGGAAGAATTCACAGAGTTAGTGCAAAAGGCTTTTGGTCAGCTGATAGGAGAAAAAATCAATGAGCGACTGCATTTTGCTCTAAACAAAGAAGTCATCATACAAGAAAAAGATCAAATTGAAGAGCCTGAAGCTACTCGAGTAAATACAACTGATGAAGAATTAGAAGCGTATAGAATCGTAGTAGCTATTTTGAGAAGAAAGGTTACTACTAACCGAATTGTGCACAGGGATACTCAATCGTATTTCGGTATACTGTTAGATGACAACAATCGTAAACCACTTTGTAGACTACATCTTAACGGTGGGAAAAAGTATATTGGATTATTCAATAACGACAAAAATGAAAATCGACAACCAATAGAAAGTATTGACGATATCTATTTATTCGAACAAGAATTGTTGGATACTGTTGGATTGTATGAAGTGGAGTAATTAATAATTAAAAGATAAAAGTTATGGGAAATTTTACTAATGCAGATTTAGTTTACGATGATTATTCTCCTACTGTTGATGGTGGTGACAATCCAAAATACATTGGAGTTTTAGACAGACAAAAAGTGGATAAAACAGAAGAATATGAAGTGGTTTACTTTTGTAATCAATTTTTGAACAAGCATAAGTTAACCAATAAGGCATTATTTCAAAAAGTTGAAAAATTACTTCGTGATAAAGAAATCAAAGATGTAGATGATCGTGAAGAATTAATAAAATGGATTGAAAAGAATTGGAACAAATAGATAAAGCTTGAATCTTTTATAGAACACCCATAAGGGTGTTTTTTTTATATAAAAAAGTCCCACCGAAGCAGGACTAAAGATTTTCATCTACGGCATATAGCCTTATTGTGATAAGATTAAAGATTAGAATAAAATTATCTATCACAAATATAGGCAAAACAATTTTATAAAAGTTTACGGTTTTCCACATTTTAAACAAAAAACTTTTCCTTATTTTTAGTTACAAAATAAACAAACATGGCAAGAATACTAGGTTTAGATTTAGGAACAAACTCGATAGGGTGGGCGATTATAGATACTGAAAATGAAGGCAAGGAGCAAATTATTGATAAAGGAGTTAGGATATTTTCAGAAGGAGTTAAGTCAGAAAAAGGAATTGAAAGTTCTCGTGCTTCTGAAAGAACAGCTTACAGAAGTGCAAGAAAAATAAAGTACCGAAGAAAATTAAGGAAATACGAAACTCTAAAAATTCTCTCTTTAAATGGAATGTGTCCTTTGTCGATTGAAGAAGTTGAAGACTGGAAAAAATCAGGTTTTAAAAAATATCCGCTTAATCCTGAATTCCTGAAATGGTTACGAACTGATGAAGTTGAAAATAAAAATCCTTATGTTTTTAGGGATAGAGCCAGTAAACAAAAAGTAGCTTTATTTGAGCTTGGACGAGCTTTCTACCATATTGCCCAAAGAAGGGGTTTTTTGAGCAACAGACTTGACCAATCAGCAGAAGGAGTTTTTGAAGAACATAATCCTCAAATTCAGTCGTTAATTGAAGATTTGGATACAACAAATTTAATTTTGGAAGAATTAAAAAGTTATTTTATAAATCTTGGAATTATCGATGAAACCGTAAAAGGTGGATTTAAAAAAGATTTGGACGAAGGAGAAGGCAAATTGAAAAAGTTATATACTTCATTGATAGCAATAACTAAAAAGAATGAAGATGATATTGAGAAATGTAAAGAAGAACTCATTGCCAGATTAAATAAAAAAGATGATTTAGGAAAAGTAAAAGGAAAAATCAAAGACATTTCACAAGCTATGCTTGATGGAAATTTTAAAACATTAGGACAATACTTTTACAGTCTTTACAACAAAGGGGAAATCAGAAATCAATATACTTCAAGAGAGGAACATTATCTTAAAGAATTTGAAATAATTTGTGAAGTTCAGGGAATTGAAGGAATTGATAATACCGAAAAATTACCCGAAAAGAAATTTACAGGTTTAGCCAAAGATTTGTATAAAGCCATTTTCTTTCAGCGACCATTAAAATCACAGAAAGGCTTGATTGGAAAGTGCTCTTTTGAAAAAAGCAAATCACGTTGCGCTATCTCTCATCCGGATTTTGAGGAGTACAGAATGTGGACGTATTTGAACACCATAAAGATTGGAACCCAAAGTGAAAAAACATTGCGTTTTCTGACACAAGAAGAGAAATTGAAATTGATTCCGAAATTCTACAGAAAGAACGATTTTAATTTTGAAGTTTTAGCTAAAGAACTTGTTGAAAAAGGAGCGAGTTTCGGCTATTACAAATCTTCAAAAAAGAATGAGTTTTTTTATTGGTTTAACTACAAACCAACAGACAGTGTTTCGGCTTGCCAGGTTTCTGCTTCATTGAAAAATACTGTCGGGGATGATTGGAAAACAAAAATATTCACGTATCAAACACTAAATGCTAAAAAAGAAGAAGTAACCAAAACAGTTGATTACAAAGATTTATGGCATTTGCTTTCTGTTTCGACTTCGGATATTTATTTATATGAATATGCAAAAGAAAAATTAGGATTAGATGATAAAAGTGCAAAAGCTTTTAGTAAAATAAAATTGAAAAAGGATTTTGCCAGTTTGAGTTTATCTGCAATCACTAAAATTTTGCCTTATCTAAAAGAAGGGCTTTTGTATTCTCACGCCGTATTTATGGCAAACATTTCAACTATTGTGGATGCCGAAATTTGGAAGGATGTTGAACAGAGAAACTATATTCAAAATAAAATCGCAGAAATTATTGAAAATTACACTTTTGAAAAAGGTTTGTTGGAAGTTGTTAATGGTTTAATAAAAGAATATAAAACTGAAAATGAAGATGGTAAAAAAGTATATTATTCAAATGAAGCAGAACCAGAATTTGCAAATGATTTGAAGAAAAAATTACTTGTTTTTTACAAATCAAATAAGATGGAGGATGAAAGAGAGCAACAAGCCATTTTCAATCATTTGTTACCAATTTTTATTGAACAATTAAAGAAATATGAGTTCATCAAAATAAAGAGATTAGATGAAAAAGTTTTAGAATTTCTGAAAGGAGAAAATGAAACTGGTCAAGTATTTTGTAGTGAAGAAAAAGGAACAGACCAAGAGAAGGAAAAGAAAGTAAATAATAGGCTAAAAAAACTATATCATCCATCAGATATCGAGGTTTTCAAAAAGAAAATTATCAAAGATGAGTTTGGAAATGAAAAAGTAGTTTTAGGAAGCCCTTTGACTTCATCCATTAAAAATCCTATGGCAATGCGAGCTTTGCACCAATTGCGAAAAGTTTTGAATACGCTTATTCTTGAAGGAGAAGTTGACGAAAATACAAGAATTCACATTGAGATGGCTCGTGAATTGAATGATGCGAATCGAAGAAAGGGAATTCAGGATTATCAAAAAGAAAGAGAAGAATTATATAAAATTTATGAATCAAAAATTAAAGAACTCTATCAAATAAAGACAGGTAATGAATTAGTAATCGTCACCAATGAGGATTTACAAAGATTTGAATCAGCTTTACAACAAACTAAAGATGGAAGACTGATTACTAAAGAAGAACTTTTAAAATACAAGATTTGGGAAGAGCAAAATCATATTTGTGTTTATACAGGAAGAACAATCAGTATAGATAGTTTTTTGGGTTCAGATCCAAAATTTGATATTGAGCATACAATACCAAGAAGTATTTCACAAGATAATTCATTGATGAACAAAACACTTTGTGATAAAGATTTTAATAGAACAATTAAAGGTAAAAAAATGCCAATAGAATTATCTAATTACAATGATATTTTGCCAAGAATTCAGCATTGGAAAAAAGAGGCAGAAAAATTAGATGATGAAATAAAACTTATTACTAAACAAATAAAAGTAGCATCAACTAAAGAAATAAAAGATAAAAAAATAAGAAGAAGACATTATTTGACTTTAAAACGAGATTATCTTCAAGGAAAATATGATAGATTTATTTGGAAAGAACCAAAGGTTGGATTCAAAAACAGCCAAATCCCGGATACAGGAATTATTACCAAATATGCGCAAGCTTATTTAAAATCGTATTTTAAAAGAGTGGAAAGCGTAAAAGGTGGAATGGTTGCCGAATTTAGAAAACAATGGGGAATTCAGGAAAGTTATATTGATGAAAACGGATTCAAGCAATACAAAGAAAAAGACCGAAGTAAACATACACACCATACAATTGATGCCATAACGATTGCCTGTATGACCAAAGACAAATACGATGTTTTGGCTCACGCATGGAGATTGGAAGACGAGCAAAACAAAAAAGAGGCAAAAGCTATAATTGAACAAGCAAAACCCTGGAAGACCTTCAAAGAAGATTTGCTGAAAATTGAGGATGAAATTTTAGTTTCGCATTTCACTCCTGACAATGTTAAAAAACAGTCTAAAAAAATTATTAGAGTTCGTGGAAAAAAGCAATATGTAGCCGAAATAGAGCGTGATGAAAAAGGAAAAGCAATACCAAAAAAAGATGCTAATGGGAAAGTAATTTACAAGTTAAACGAAAAAGGAGAAAAAATTCCAAGATTGCATCAAGGTGACACAGTAAGAGGTTCTTTGCATTTAGCAGGAAATTATGGAGCAATAAAACAGCCTGAGTTAGATGAGTTCACAAATAAACCGAAGCATACATCAAACGGAACTTTTATTTTAAAAAAAGACATAAAAGGGAATGATGTAATTAATTTTGTTGAGAGGAAAGCTTTGACAAAATTATCAGATAATGATATTAAAAATATTGTTGATCCTGTTGTTGCTCAAAAAATTCAAAAAGCTGTCGAAGAAGGCAAAATAACTTTTAAAACAATTTTAGGAAAAAAAGTTGCTGTAATTAAAGAAGGAACTACTATTTGGATGAGAGAGCCAAATGAGGAGAAAAATTTAGTTGGGATTCCAATCAATAAGGTTCGTGTTTTCGTTCCAAATGTTAAAAACCCTTTAGAGATAAAAAAACATAGCCTTTTATCTAAATCTCGTTTTGAACATAAACAAGTGATTTATGCGCAGAATGATGAGAATTATGCAATGGCTATATATGAGTTAGATGGTAAACGAGATTTCGAATTGATTAATAATTTCAGTTTAGTAAAATTAATTAAACAAGGTCAAGGGAATTATCCTTTATCTAAAGAAAAAGAAATTCAAGGTAAAAAAGTACAAATTCCAATAGTAAAAAGTAATAACCGTGATGTCGTTTTAAAAAGAGGACAACAAGTTGTTTTTTATGATAAAGAAACGGAAACTCCGAAAGATATTACGGAAATTATTGATTTAAAAGGAAGGATTTACATTATTGAAGGGTTGTCAATTCAAAGAATAGTTAGGCCATCAGGAAAAATTGATGAATATGGGGTAATCATGTTAAGATATTTTAAAGAAGCTAGAAAATCAGATGATATTAAAAAAGATAATTTTAAACCTGATGGTACTTTTAAATTAGGAGAAAATAAACCAACAAGAAAAATGAATCATAATCAATTTTCGGCTTTTGTTGAAGGAATTGATTTTAAAGTATTGCCATCAGGAAAATTTCAAAAAATATAAAAAAGAGAATAGGTTCTTTGACATAAGATTTTCATAGTCTTAAACAGCCAAACCACAACGAAAAATCTTTTGATTTTCTGCTAATGGATTTTAAGTTGTGGTTTGATTAAAGATTAGAGAACACGATATTAGAGCTTCAAGCAGAAAAGAAAACAGCAAAGTTGTGGTTTGATTAAAGATTAGAGAACACGATATTATCTTTGCAAACTAACTGAATTTGTAAATAGTTGTGGTTTGATTAAAGATTAGAGAACACGATATTCTCGAGAAGTTCGAGAAAGGTCAGGAGCGAGTTGTGGTTTGATTAAAGATTAGAGAACACGATATTCCTCTATAATTGATTTTGTTTGCTAAATCAGTTGTGGTTTGATTAAAGATTAGAGAACACGATATTGTAACTCTTTTCTTGAGAAGTTCTCAAATGTTGTGGTTTGATTAAAGATTAGAGAACACGATATTTAGAAAATGATTTAGAAGCTTTTATGCCAAGTTGTGGTTTGATTAAAGATTAGAGAACACGATATTTCTTTTCGTCATCATATACCGCGCCGCCCGTTGTGGTTTGATTAAAGATTAGAAAACACGATATTTTGATTGCCTTGTACCTCCTGTAGAGACTCGTTGTGGTTTGATTAAAGATTAGAAAACACGATATTGAAATAGTGTAATGGTAACATAATGGTCTCGTTGTGGTTTGATTAAAGATTAGAAAACACGATATTTACCGAAGAATAGCATCTCTTAAATTTAGAGTTGTGGTTTGATTAAAGATTAGAAAACACGATATTATCAATAAAAAACATTTGTTTCAAGGATTAGTTGTGGTTTGATTAAAGATTAGAAAACACGATATTATTTATTTTATAAAGCTGGAGTCCCATTAGGTTGTGGTTTGATTAAAGATTAGAAAACACGATATTTTTTTCTAACTGAACATCTTCAAGGAATAGTTGTGGTTTGATTAAAGATTAGAAAACACGATATTTATGTGGGTAAAAAGCTATAGGATTGCCTGGTTGTGGTTTGATTAAAGATTAGAAAACACGATATTTCAATGTACATATCCTTTGTTAAGCATAGGGTTGTGGTTTGATTAAAGATTAGAAAACACGATATTCTTCGGTAGATTTTCAATTAAAGCAAGAGGGTTGTGGTTTGATTAAAGATTAGAAAACACGATATTCCATGCTGTTGCGTTTGTTGTGATACCAGTGTTGTGGTTTGATTAAAGATTAGAAAACACGATATTGTTTATGAAAAAGTTGAAACTCAAAGAACAGTTGTGGTTTGATTAAAGATTAGAAAACACGATATTTGCAATTCGACATAATTAGATAACCCAAGTGTTGTGGTTTGATTAAAGATTAGAAAACACGATATTATTTTTGTTTTGTTTAATTTAATAATCCTGGTTGTGGTTTGATTAAAGATTAGAAAACACGATATTTCTGTGTCATCAGCACCATAGATAATTGAGGTTGTGGTTTGATTAAAGATTAGAAAACACGATATTTTTGAAATGCCTTTCCAACCACCTAATCAAGTTGTGGTTTGATTAAAGATTAGAAAACACGATATTACTGTCGTATTTTTCCGTTACTATTTACAGTTGTGGTTTGATTAAAGATTAGAAAACACGATATTGTTTTATTATTTTTACAACATGATACTAGCGTTGTGGTTTGATTAAAGATTAGAAAACACGATATTGCGTATTATGAAAGTGAATTTAATCCAACGGTTGTGGTTTGATTAAAGATTAGAAAACACGATATTCAAGGGTTTAAAAAGAAAGAATTTTGTAAAGTTGTGGTTTGATTAAAGATTAGAAAACACGATATTGGAGTAAATCAAAGAAAGAACAAAAAGAAGGTTGTGGTTTGATTAAAGATTAGAAAACACGATATTTTCTTCTTGTATCTCTAATGCGATAGTCTTGTTGTGGTTTGATTAAAGATTAGAAAACACGATATTTTAGCATATAAAATAAGCACTAAAGAACCAGTTGTGGTTTGATTAAAGATTAGAAAACACGATATTTCTTCGTAAAAAGTATATGCGTATTCTTTGTTGTGGTTTGATTAAAGATTAGAAAACACGATATTGAAAACTGGGTACGAATAACAGAAACAGAAGTTGTGGTTTGATTAAAGATTAGAAAACACGATATTTTGGCGTAATAAGTGGAGAATTTACGGTTTGTTGTGGTTTGATTAAAGATTAGAAAACACGATATTTGTTTGTGCTTTCTCTAACTTCTCAACATCGTTGTGGTTTGATTAAAGATTAGAAAACACGATATTAAAGTAAGCCAAAAGTTTAGATTTAAAAACGTTGTGGTTTGATTAAAGATTAGAAAACACGATATTCATTTAACAAGATACTACGTTCTACTACTGGTTGTGGTTTGATTAAAGATTAGAAAACACGATATTCAATGCAAAATTCAAAAGATGATGAAATGTGTTGTGGTTTGATTAAAGATTAGAAAACACGATATTAGTTGAGTTGTTATCTTCTGATATTTAAGTGTTTATATTAAAATATCGTAATAAAAAATGCTTCTTTTTTGCAGTGATAAGGCAAGATTGAGGTATTTTTTTATTTTCATTGTTGGAAGATAGCCCGCAAGCTTATTCTTTTGATGATAAATCATTCTTAAAATTTTGATTTTTAAATTCAAAAAGCAATAAATTTATCTCAGTATTCTATAAAAGCCTTTTAAAATTTATATTCGCCATGAAAAATCGTAAAAGAAATCGAATGTCTGGATTCGATTATTCCAGCAATAATTTATATTTTATCACGAATTGTGTAAAAAATAATTTGTGTTGTTTTGGTAATGTGATTCCCGTAGGGACAGGTCGCGACCTGTCCGTCCAACATCCCGATAATAATTCCCAAAATATTATCATGCAATTGAATGAATATGGCGCAATTGTAAAAAATAAAATTGAATGGTTAGAATTGCAATATCCTTATGTAGCGATTCATAATTATGTAATCATGCCCAATCATTTTCATTTAATTTTAGAAATCGATAGTAATAAAATAAAAGTTAAAGAAGTTAAAATAAAATCTGTTTCAAGTTTGATGGGAGCCTTAAAAACGACAACCTCAAAGCAAATACATAATTTAGGATTTGTTGATTTTGCTTGGCATCGTTCTTTTCACGATCATATTATTAGAGACGAAAAACAATTTTTTTACATTACAAGCTATATTGATAATAACCCTCAAAAATGGTTTCAAGATAAATTTTTTAATGCCCTAAAATAATTCCAATTGTGTAGGCTGAGGCTCTTTGGGTATTGCTGCCTTGCCCCAAAAATTCAAGATATTACCAAATTGCTTGTCGGTTATTCGCAATACTGAAACTTTTCCTAAAGGGGGGAGCAATTTGTGAATTCGTTTCTCATGAACATCTGCACTTTCGCCGCTAGCACAATGTCTAATATATACCGAATATTGCATCATGCTAAAACCATCCTTCAACAAATTGTTTCGAAAGCCTGAGGCATTTTTTCTATCCTTTTTAGTTTCTGTTGGCAAATCAAAAAATACAAATAACCACATAATTCGGTATCCATTTAGCTCCATAGTTTTGGATATTTTATCTTTTTCCGTTCCCCAGTAAAACATTGCTGCAATGAACTAGCCGTTTTTTGTAATGCAACCATTAATGGACTTTTTTCTTCTTTGAAATAAACTGTTCGAGTTAGAATTTGTAATAGTTCGGACTTTATTTCTGTATTTAATTCTTGCTCTCGGTATTGTTGCATTATTTCGTATACTTTTTCATCTACAATAGGTCGAAAAGGTTCCATAATATCATCTGCAAGTGCAAAAGCATTGTATTTGCTTTTATGATGAATTCCTAACGTATTTAAAAGACCACTTCCTGAAAGTGCTCTTGCAGTTGCGGCTCTGAGCAATGCATAACCATAGTTCAAAAAATTATTAGGATAATCACCAAAACGCTCTCTTTTAAATTGATGTTCAAAAAAGGTTTTCCAATAAAAATTTGCAGCAACTCCTTCCATATTAGAAGTATCACCACTCAAAACCTTGGATGCTAAAAAGTCAAAATTATTTTTCTTTGCCGTAATTTTTTCTAACAATATTCCCTGGTTGGTAATTTTCTCTACTATCGTTTGTTGCCAAAGTTGTTTTTTTAAAGGGAGACTTGCCTCTATTTGATTTTTAAATATTTCTTGTTGAATGTGATGACTATTTAGATTTAAGAATAATCCATTAGGCAAGTGATTTTTGCCACAAATTATAACAGAGGAATTGTTTTCAATTAACAAGTTTAATGCAGGCAGACTAATATATGTTTCTTGATTGTCAATAACTAAAAAGCCGATGTCTTCTATTGAAATTGTTCCTTTTCTATGTTCATTTTCAATAACTAATTGATTTAGTTTTGTAGTAATTGAGCTTTTATTTTCTATTAATATGGCTTTCTTTAACATTAGATAAAAATTAATGGTAATTTAATTCTTAAAAGTGATTGGTTTTTACGGTTTTCCGTATCCATAATATTCTGTGTTCTCTTACTTTTGAAATAAAACTAAATATGATTAAAAAATTACTTTTTATAACTTTCATAGGTTTAGTTACAGTTTCTTGTAAACAAGAGACCCCAAAACCAAAAGAGAAAATTGTTCCGTTTGTAGAAAAAATCCTCCCAGAAGATATAAAAACAATTACGCCCGAGGAAGCACAGACATTTCATAAAAATCCTGAGCGGAAGTATGAATACAGAACAGGAACTTATAATAATTATGAATACGATTATGACGTGATAGGTTCAGATAGTCTAAAAAATCATGTGAAAGGAAATGTAATTGTGAAAGGAAAGTATGGAGCAGGTATGCTTACTGATTCGCTGGGAAGAGTATTTGATGTGGAGGTAGAATGGACAGGCTATGATATGCTTAAAGGCAAGGATAAAAGAGGAAATACATATACCCTGAAGACAGAATAGTGCTACTTTCAGGATTAACTTAATATTTATACGCCATGAAATTAATTTGTTTGCTATTATTATGTATTACTTTTCATTCTGCTGATGAAAAAGTTTATGTTTGTTTTTCAAAAGGAGCCTCAAGATATCACTATAAAGAACATTGTAGAGGATTAAGTGCCTGTAAGCATGTTATAAAAAAAATGACTATTGAAGAGGCTAGAGAATTTGGCTTCACTCTTTGTAAGTGGGAAGATTAAAAAGAGATTGTAAAGATGCGTTACTTCTACACCGGTTTATTAATATGTTTGCTATTTGTCAGTACAGTATCTGCTCAGATAAAGGTGTGTTCCTGGAATGTTGAAAACATAGGTAAATCAAAATCAGATGAGGATATTGAATTTATTGCTATCATGTTACGTGACTTTGATGTTGTAGCGATACAAGAAGTAGTTGCAGGTTATGGTGGTGCTCAAGCTGTCGCAAAATTGGCAGATGCCTTGAATCGAAAGGAAGCAAAATGGGAGTATGTTGTTAGTGATCCAACCTCAGGGAGTACGTATAAAACAGAACGTTATGCTTTTTTATGGAAAAGTCATGTTTTAAAAATTAAAGAGACTCCATGGTTGGAAAAAAAATATCAGACCTTAATTGATAGAGAACCTTTTTATGCTACGTTTAAATCAGGGACTAAAGAATTTACATTGGCTAATTTTCACGCTATTACCAAAAGTAAACAACCAGAGACAGAAATTAAGTATTTTAAATTGTTACCATCCCAATACCCAAATTTGAACTTAATCTTTATTGGTGATTTCAACTGTCCACAATCACATACTGTTTTTAATCCTCTTAAAAGTATGGGCTATATTTCGGTTTTTAAAAATCAAAAAACATCCTTAAAAAAGGAATGTAATAGAGATACTTGTTTGGCTTCTGAATTTGATAATATTTGGTTTGATGGGAAAAAGAATAAGGTTGTAAATAGAAAAGCAATTCATTTTTATGAAAATTTTCAATCTCTTGACGAAGCACGAAAAATTTCG contains:
- the cas9 gene encoding type II CRISPR RNA-guided endonuclease Cas9 (Cas9, originally named Csn1, is the large, multifunctional signature protein of type II CRISPR/Cas systems. It is well known even to general audiences because its RNA-guided endonuclease activity has made it a popular tool for custom editing of eukaryotic genomes.) — translated: MARILGLDLGTNSIGWAIIDTENEGKEQIIDKGVRIFSEGVKSEKGIESSRASERTAYRSARKIKYRRKLRKYETLKILSLNGMCPLSIEEVEDWKKSGFKKYPLNPEFLKWLRTDEVENKNPYVFRDRASKQKVALFELGRAFYHIAQRRGFLSNRLDQSAEGVFEEHNPQIQSLIEDLDTTNLILEELKSYFINLGIIDETVKGGFKKDLDEGEGKLKKLYTSLIAITKKNEDDIEKCKEELIARLNKKDDLGKVKGKIKDISQAMLDGNFKTLGQYFYSLYNKGEIRNQYTSREEHYLKEFEIICEVQGIEGIDNTEKLPEKKFTGLAKDLYKAIFFQRPLKSQKGLIGKCSFEKSKSRCAISHPDFEEYRMWTYLNTIKIGTQSEKTLRFLTQEEKLKLIPKFYRKNDFNFEVLAKELVEKGASFGYYKSSKKNEFFYWFNYKPTDSVSACQVSASLKNTVGDDWKTKIFTYQTLNAKKEEVTKTVDYKDLWHLLSVSTSDIYLYEYAKEKLGLDDKSAKAFSKIKLKKDFASLSLSAITKILPYLKEGLLYSHAVFMANISTIVDAEIWKDVEQRNYIQNKIAEIIENYTFEKGLLEVVNGLIKEYKTENEDGKKVYYSNEAEPEFANDLKKKLLVFYKSNKMEDEREQQAIFNHLLPIFIEQLKKYEFIKIKRLDEKVLEFLKGENETGQVFCSEEKGTDQEKEKKVNNRLKKLYHPSDIEVFKKKIIKDEFGNEKVVLGSPLTSSIKNPMAMRALHQLRKVLNTLILEGEVDENTRIHIEMARELNDANRRKGIQDYQKEREELYKIYESKIKELYQIKTGNELVIVTNEDLQRFESALQQTKDGRLITKEELLKYKIWEEQNHICVYTGRTISIDSFLGSDPKFDIEHTIPRSISQDNSLMNKTLCDKDFNRTIKGKKMPIELSNYNDILPRIQHWKKEAEKLDDEIKLITKQIKVASTKEIKDKKIRRRHYLTLKRDYLQGKYDRFIWKEPKVGFKNSQIPDTGIITKYAQAYLKSYFKRVESVKGGMVAEFRKQWGIQESYIDENGFKQYKEKDRSKHTHHTIDAITIACMTKDKYDVLAHAWRLEDEQNKKEAKAIIEQAKPWKTFKEDLLKIEDEILVSHFTPDNVKKQSKKIIRVRGKKQYVAEIERDEKGKAIPKKDANGKVIYKLNEKGEKIPRLHQGDTVRGSLHLAGNYGAIKQPELDEFTNKPKHTSNGTFILKKDIKGNDVINFVERKALTKLSDNDIKNIVDPVVAQKIQKAVEEGKITFKTILGKKVAVIKEGTTIWMREPNEEKNLVGIPINKVRVFVPNVKNPLEIKKHSLLSKSRFEHKQVIYAQNDENYAMAIYELDGKRDFELINNFSLVKLIKQGQGNYPLSKEKEIQGKKVQIPIVKSNNRDVVLKRGQQVVFYDKETETPKDITEIIDLKGRIYIIEGLSIQRIVRPSGKIDEYGVIMLRYFKEARKSDDIKKDNFKPDGTFKLGENKPTRKMNHNQFSAFVEGIDFKVLPSGKFQKI
- a CDS encoding transposase translates to MKNRKRNRMSGFDYSSNNLYFITNCVKNNLCCFGNVIPVGTGRDLSVQHPDNNSQNIIMQLNEYGAIVKNKIEWLELQYPYVAIHNYVIMPNHFHLILEIDSNKIKVKEVKIKSVSSLMGALKTTTSKQIHNLGFVDFAWHRSFHDHIIRDEKQFFYITSYIDNNPQKWFQDKFFNALK
- the cas2 gene encoding CRISPR-associated endonuclease Cas2, whose amino-acid sequence is MELNGYRIMWLFVFFDLPTETKKDRKNASGFRNNLLKDGFSMMQYSVYIRHCASGESADVHEKRIHKLLPPLGKVSVLRITDKQFGNILNFWGKAAIPKEPQPTQLELF